The following DNA comes from Gemmatimonadaceae bacterium.
TGTCGGGTTCAACACGCCGTCCCCGGGATCCTCGAAGTCGCGTCAAGCCCTGTAATTTATAGCGGAATGGCGATGAAGCAACTCCGGTTCCGAACGCGACTCATCGTCATCCTCTCGCTGTTTGCGATTGTACCAGCGTTGATGCTGACACTTCTCTGGGGCGGAACGGTGAGCAGCGCGTTGCGCCTGGTCAGTGGACGAGCGGCCTGGGAAAGCGTAGCCGCAAGCGGTCAACAGGCGATCGCGGGCGCAAGGCGTGCGCCACTCGACCGGTCTCAACGGGAGCTCCTTGACGCGCACGAGCGCGAGCTGAGAACGTCTCTCGAACAGGCCCGCCGTTACAGCTTTCTCGCCGGCAGATCAGGGCGAATCGTTGCGGTCATCGCAGTAATGGGGTTGATAGTCTTCGGAGTGAGTGCGTCCCGCGTTGCCGGCCACCTGAGCCGGCAGCTGAGCCGCCCGCTCGATGAGCTCGTCAAGTGGACTGCTCTTATCGGTCGCGGCCAGCCACTCCCGGTCCCCGCCGATCCTCCTGTAAAGGGCGCGCCCGAGTTTGCGACTCTCCGCGAACGGATGCGCGAAATGGCGGACGCCGTCGAGACTGGCCGCCGGCGCGAGGCCGAAGCCGAACGGCTGAAAGCTTACCGTGAGAGTGCACGCCGCGTTGCGCACGAACTAAAAAATCCATTGACTCCCATACGTTTTGCCGTCGATCGATTGCGCCGGGACGCGCCACCGGAGCTGAGCGAGACCGTAGACGTACTTGCCGTTGAGTCCCGCCGTATCGAGCGAATTGCAAAGAGTTTCGCCGAGTTCGGCCGCATGCCGGACGGTGCCGCCGCAGATATCGATATTGCCGAGCTCGTCAGATACCTCGCGACGGCCGCGACGCCACCAGACATCAAAATAGAAGTCGTCTCTCCGGACCATCTTCCGCTGGTAAGAGGATACCATGATGCGCTCGCGGGAGCATTGTCCAACGTGATTTTAAACGCTGTGGATGCCTGTTCCGGCGAGGGACGGATCGTCGTTACTGCCGCTCTTGCGCAACTCGGCGGCAAGGACGCTGTCAGTATCGAGGTGAGCGACGATGGCACCGGCATCCCCTCCAAAGATCTTGCGGAGATCTGGGAACCGTATGTAACCCACAAACCTGGCGGCACCGGGCTCGGACTGGCGATTGCGCGTCAGACCGTGCTTGCACATGATGGAACTGTGGCAGCCTCCAGCACGTTAGGTGTTGGTACAACGATTCGATTCACACTGCCGGCGCACCAGGCAATGAAAGGAGGAGATAATAATGGGTCCTGAAATGGCCGCGATATTCGTGCCTCTTGGATTTTTTGCGATGGTCATCGCCATAGTTGTTGGCCGCCCGATGGTCCAGGCCTATGCGAAGCGCGTCTCCAACGAGTCGGGAAATCCCCAGATCCCTCCTGAGGTCCTGATGCGGCTCGAGCGCATGGAACAATCCATCGACAGCATCGCTGTTGAAGTCGAGCGCATCTCGGAGGGACAGCGGTTTACCACCAAGCTGCTCTCCGAGGTACGCGACGCCGCGCCGGCGCTGCAGGAACGCACGTTCCCTTCCGGCGGGCAGAGCTCACCGTAGCGTGGCCACTGTCCTTATCGTCGACGATGAAGCGAACATCCGTCGAATGGTCGGGGCGCTTCTCGCAGCGGAAGGATATGATGTCCGTGATGCGCCCGGCGGGGCTCAGGCTCTCGCGCGGGCCGCTGAGGACGCGCCGGACGTCGTCCTGCTCGACCTTATGATGCCCGGCGACCTGGATGGCATGGGGGCGCTCGCGAAGCTGCGCACGAGTCACCCCGATCTACCGGTCATAATGATGAGCGGCCGGGCCGGATTGAGCGATGCCGTCAGCGCAACAAAACTCGGAGCAGTGAATTTTCTCGAGAAACCGCTGACGCCCGAGGGAGTGCTGTTCGCAATTGGCTCGGCGCTCGAGCTGAGACAGACGCGGCGAGTCGCCCGGGAGCTGCGCGAGGAGCTCGGACTTGCTGGCGACATGATCGGCAAAAGCGCGCCGATGATGGAGGTCCGGCAGATGATCGCGCGCGTCGCGGGCACCGACGCGCGGATCCTCATCAGCGGCGAATCGGGAACAGGCAAGGAGCTCGTGGCAAGTGCGATCCACGGCGGCAGCGCTCGACGGGAGAAGCCGTTCGTCCGCGTGAATTGTGCGGCCATTCCGCGTGACCTGGTGGAGAGCGAAATGTTCGGCCACGAACGCGGAGCGTTCACCGGGGCTACACAAACGCGCATCGGCAGATTCGAGCTCGCTCATACCGGAACGCTGTTCCTCGACGAAATCGGCGATCTCAGTCTCGAGGCCCAGGCCAAGTTGCTGCGAGCTATCGAAGCAAAGGAGGTTCAGCGCGTGGGGGGCAACCGCAACGTGAAGGTCGATGTACGCATCATTGCCGCGACAAATCACGACCTCGGCCGTGCTGTCCGCACGGGGTCTTTTCGCGAGGATCTTTTTTTTCGGCTGAACGTAATTCCACTGGCGTTGCCAGCACTGCGCGAAAGAGATGGTGACGTCCCGCTGCTGGTCGAGCATTTCTCCATGCTTCATTTCAAACGTACGGGTCAGTTGCCGCCGACATGGCATCCGCAAGCAATGGCGGCACTCGAGCGCCACCGCTGGCCGGGGAACGTCCGGGAGCTTGCCAACATCGTCGAGCGAATCGCGATCGTGCACGCTGGCGAGCATATCGGGGCGGCCCGCGTTCGCAGCCTGCTGGCAACTACACCGGACGGTTCGCCGGACGAATCAGAAATGTCGCGATTTTTCGCCGGTAACGCTCACAGTCCCGCGCCGCAAGACACCGACAGGGACGACCAGTCGCTCGCAGGCATGCTCGACGACTTCGAGCGGCATACGATCGAGCGCGCCCTCGGAAAAGCCAGAGGAAACATCGCTGAGGCAGCGCGGCAGCTTCAGACCGATCGTCCGAATCTCTACCGCCGGATGAAACGGCTGAACATCGATGGTGTCAGGACACAAATTCCACCGGCCACAAACGACCAGTGATGATTCGCTCACCGATAATCGTCTGCGGCGCTTTCGCGCTCGTGACGCATGCCACTCCGATGGCCGCGCAGGCTCCGGACACGGTCAGATCGGACACAACCTTCTCGATTGGGTCGCTGCTCGACCGCGGCGACGATCGCGGGGGTATCACGATTACGTCAGGCAAAGCATACAACCGGGTAGAGGGGTTGCCGATTCTCATCGGACCCACCTACCGCGCGAGCCACCGTGATGCATCAGTGTCTATCAGCGCGCTCGGCATTATCAGGAGCGCGCACGGCTTTCACTGGGACTCGGAAAACCTCGGCCACCGCATTACCGCGGAAGTGCGCCTGGGGAGGCGTCGCGGCGTGACCCTCGGAGCATCGTCATTCGACGAAGTTGTTCCGATTGAACGGTGGCAGCTCGGTGAACCCGACGCTGGGCTGGCTGCATTTTTTCTCAAGCGTGACTATATGGATTACTTCGGCCGGCACGGAGGGCGGCTGCATGCTTCGGCATTCGCCGGTGCCAACGCCACAATCGGCATCGGATTCAGTGACGAACGATGGAGCTCACGCCGGGAGCGTGATGTTTTTGCGCTTTTCCGGGGTGATGAATCGTGGCGACTCAACCCACGGGTGGACGAAGGGCGAATTCACGTCGCAGACATTCGCGCTGATATCGATTCCCGGAACAGCGAGCTCAATCCTCTTGCCGGATGGTATGTCAGCGCGCAGTACGAGCGCGGGGCCGGGCGGCTTGCAGTTGCCGACGTGGCGCTTCGCCCAGGTGGTGGCCCGAACCCCGCATCAATAGCCTACGGTCGCGGGTTTCTCGATCTGAGGCGCTACAACCGCATATCGCCTGCGAGGCAGCTCAATGGACGCATGGTGATTGGAGGATGGTTGCACGGCGACCAGCTTCCTCTCGAGAGACGGCTTTCTGTTGGCGGAGTTGGTACGATCCCTGGGTTTGATTTCCGTCGGACGATGCTTGGCACCGATGTCGGGCAGTGCAACCCCGATCCGCAATTTCCGGCGGGCAGGCCTGCACGCTGCGAACGGGTGGCACTTGCCCAGGTCGAGTACCGCCAGGAACTCCATTCCGAACTGATAGACATGTTCAACAGGAATCGCATCCGCGTGCGCGGAGCCGCATTCCGGGTAAGACCCTCAGGAGTGCTGTTCGCGGACGCGGGACGTGGCTGGCTGCTTGGCGAGCGCGATGGAACTCTCCGATATCCAACCGGCACCATCCCCTCATTCGACACTTTTCGCACCGATATCGGGCTGGGTATCGACTTGGGAATTGCGGGGCTGTACGTCGCAAAGGCGGTATCGGCCTCAAAAGAACCCGCCAATTTTTTTGTTCGCATCAACAACCGCTTCTAACTGGTGCACACGCTCGGGCGGCTGATTCTCATTGCAACTGCAATTAGTGCTTCAGCGACAGCTGAGGCTCAGCGACCCCAGGTGCAGCTTGTGCTGCCCGAGCGGCAGGCACTCGCAACCGAGCCTCCTTGGGTCAGGTCGGCGGCGCTGGTATCGGACGGAGCGCTTCGCGATCTGCTGCATAACGGATTCCCCGCCCGGCTTCACTACAAGGTTGAACGGTGGAGCACTGGCGGATGGTTCGACGATATCAAGGCTACTGCAGAGTGGGATGTGGTGGCGAGATATGACGCATTGACAAAAGTGTACCAGATTTTCCGGATCACAGGGAACTCCACGCGCTATCTCGGAAGCTTCCAGACTTTTGCGGATGCCGAGGCTGTGCTTGATGCGCCATTCAAAGTGCCTATTTCGCTGCCCAGGCGCGGACAGCGCAGTTACTACAACCTGGTTCTCGATGTGGAGATGTTGTCGCTGACGGAGCTTGACGAGGTGGAACGCTGGCTGCGGGGGGAGGTCAAACCCGCGGTGCGCGGGCAGAAGAATCCGGGAACCGCCGTATCGCGTGGTGTGAAGACTGTTTTCGTTCGCCTGCTGGGTGGCGAAAGGCGCCGGTATGAGACGCGCTCAGGAACGTTTCGACCATCGTGACGCGAGTTGCGCTGCCTACGATGCTCTCTCGGGACCACTCCGGGCCTGCGCACCAGCACGGTGTTCAAGATCCTCGAGATGATGCAGCGTTTCTTCGCCGTAAAACATGCGGATGTACCGCGCCTGGGTTGGGGTCAACCGGCGGACAGCCCAGCTCAAATGCACGAAGTGGGGTTCTACCGGAGCGTGCAGCGGATGCATGCCAATTTCGCTTGGCAGGCTGTTCGCCTTGCGGGTATTGCACGGACTGCAGGCGGTCACAACGTTCGTCCATTCGTTGCTCCCGCCGCGTGACAGCGGAATGAGATGGTCGCGCGTCAGCGACTCGCGCGGCTTGAACTCCATCTGCATCCGGCCGCAGTACTGGCACCGGTAACGATCGCGGGCGAACAGAAAAGTGTTGGTGACCTGACGACGGAAGCGGCGCGGGACATGGATGAATCGCATCAGCCGGATGACCGCCGGCCGCGGCATGGTGAGTCGCTCGGAACGAACCACCTTGTCGTGGTCCGCTTCGACGATCTCAGCCTTGCCGTCGATAACCAGCCTTAATGCACGTCTGAGAGGCACCATTGTCAATGGCTCAAACGACGCATTCAGTGCGAGACAGCCAACGATCAAGCAGTCCTCCCCGTTCGCCGTAAATGGGACGGCGCAATATACACCGATTCTTTCTAAATACCCGCGCTGGCCCCGCTCGGAACATGCGTCAGCCAGCCATAACGATCAGGCAATTTTCCTTCGGCGATTCCCATGTACTGTTCCTGTATCGCGAGCGTCAACGGCCCCGGCCTGCCTGTACCCACAGGAATACGGTCAACAGAGCGAATCGGCGTAATCTCGGCCGCCGTTCCGGTGAAGAACAATTCATCCGCGATGTAGAGCATCTCCCGCGGCATAACCTGCTCAATGACCTCGAGATCCATGTCCCGCGCGATACGTGATACCGAGTCGCGAGTGATGCCGTTCAGGATACCAGCCGACAACGGAGCCGTGATCAGCTTCCCGTCACGAACAAGAAACAGGTTCTCGCCACTTCCCTCTGCGACAAGGCCAAGCGTATCGAGCATTATTCCTTCCGAATAATTGTCGAGGCGGGCCTCCATCTTGGACAACTGAGAGTTGAGATAGTTCCCGCCGGCTTTTGCCATGGTGGGGAACGTGTCAGGTGCAGGCCGGCGCCAGCTCGACACGCAAACATCGACCCCCTCGGACAGCGCGTCGTTGCCGAGGTATGGGCCCCATGTCCACGGAATTATGAATACCTCGAGCGGTGTGTCATTCGGAAGCACTCCCATCTGCTCGCCGGTTCGTAGCGCCACAGGCCGAAGGTAGCAGTGCGGCAGATCATTTTCCGAAACCGTATCGATGCACGCCTGCACCAGCTGGTCCTGCGAGTACTCGAGAGGCATGCGATAAATGCGGCAGGAATCTGCGAATCGCCGCATGTGATCTCCGATGCGGAAAATCGCCGGCCCGGACGGTGTCGCGTAGCACCGCACGCCCTCGAACACACTCGAACCGTAGTGCACGACGTGACTCATCACATGAATGGTCGCGTCCTCCCAGTC
Coding sequences within:
- a CDS encoding HAMP domain-containing sensor histidine kinase produces the protein MAMKQLRFRTRLIVILSLFAIVPALMLTLLWGGTVSSALRLVSGRAAWESVAASGQQAIAGARRAPLDRSQRELLDAHERELRTSLEQARRYSFLAGRSGRIVAVIAVMGLIVFGVSASRVAGHLSRQLSRPLDELVKWTALIGRGQPLPVPADPPVKGAPEFATLRERMREMADAVETGRRREAEAERLKAYRESARRVAHELKNPLTPIRFAVDRLRRDAPPELSETVDVLAVESRRIERIAKSFAEFGRMPDGAAADIDIAELVRYLATAATPPDIKIEVVSPDHLPLVRGYHDALAGALSNVILNAVDACSGEGRIVVTAALAQLGGKDAVSIEVSDDGTGIPSKDLAEIWEPYVTHKPGGTGLGLAIARQTVLAHDGTVAASSTLGVGTTIRFTLPAHQAMKGGDNNGS
- a CDS encoding sigma-54 dependent transcriptional regulator, with protein sequence MATVLIVDDEANIRRMVGALLAAEGYDVRDAPGGAQALARAAEDAPDVVLLDLMMPGDLDGMGALAKLRTSHPDLPVIMMSGRAGLSDAVSATKLGAVNFLEKPLTPEGVLFAIGSALELRQTRRVARELREELGLAGDMIGKSAPMMEVRQMIARVAGTDARILISGESGTGKELVASAIHGGSARREKPFVRVNCAAIPRDLVESEMFGHERGAFTGATQTRIGRFELAHTGTLFLDEIGDLSLEAQAKLLRAIEAKEVQRVGGNRNVKVDVRIIAATNHDLGRAVRTGSFREDLFFRLNVIPLALPALRERDGDVPLLVEHFSMLHFKRTGQLPPTWHPQAMAALERHRWPGNVRELANIVERIAIVHAGEHIGAARVRSLLATTPDGSPDESEMSRFFAGNAHSPAPQDTDRDDQSLAGMLDDFERHTIERALGKARGNIAEAARQLQTDRPNLYRRMKRLNIDGVRTQIPPATNDQ
- a CDS encoding HNH endonuclease produces the protein MIVGCLALNASFEPLTMVPLRRALRLVIDGKAEIVEADHDKVVRSERLTMPRPAVIRLMRFIHVPRRFRRQVTNTFLFARDRYRCQYCGRMQMEFKPRESLTRDHLIPLSRGGSNEWTNVVTACSPCNTRKANSLPSEIGMHPLHAPVEPHFVHLSWAVRRLTPTQARYIRMFYGEETLHHLEDLEHRAGAQARSGPERAS
- a CDS encoding branched-chain amino acid transaminase, coding for MARADNHHRIWRDGQLVDWEDATIHVMSHVVHYGSSVFEGVRCYATPSGPAIFRIGDHMRRFADSCRIYRMPLEYSQDQLVQACIDTVSENDLPHCYLRPVALRTGEQMGVLPNDTPLEVFIIPWTWGPYLGNDALSEGVDVCVSSWRRPAPDTFPTMAKAGGNYLNSQLSKMEARLDNYSEGIMLDTLGLVAEGSGENLFLVRDGKLITAPLSAGILNGITRDSVSRIARDMDLEVIEQVMPREMLYIADELFFTGTAAEITPIRSVDRIPVGTGRPGPLTLAIQEQYMGIAEGKLPDRYGWLTHVPSGASAGI